In the Calditerricola satsumensis genome, TGGGAGAGGGGACAAACGTGCGCATCTACACCCGTTCCGGAGACAAAGGGGAGACGTCGCTGATCCACGGCGTGCGCGTGCCCAAGCATGCGGCACGCGTGGAGGCGTACGGGACGTGCGACGAAGCCAACTCGTGCATTGGCCTCGCCCTGGCCCTCTTGCCCGCTGGCCCCGAGTGGGACGAGGTGCGCCGGCAACTCGCCGTCGTGCAGACGAAGCTGTTCCACGTCGGGGCGGAGCTGGCCACGCCGCCGGACAAGCCGGTGGGCTGGCCGATCGGCGATGACGACGTGACGAACCTGGAGCGGCAGATCGACGCCCTGGATGCCCAGCTGCCGCCGCTCGCGAACTTCATTTTGCCGGGCGGCCATCCGGCCGGCGCCGCGCTGCACGTGGCCCGCACCGTCGTGCGGCGGGCCGAGCGGGCGGCGGTGCGCGTGGCGGCCGAGGAGGCGATCAACCCCGCTGTCGTGCGCTATTTGAACCGGCTCTCCGACTACCTGTTTGTGCTGGCGCGGTACGTCAACCAGCGGCTGGGCCGCCCCGAGCCGACGCTGCACGCAGACGACGGGACGTAGGCGGATAACCGGAGGGACGGGCGAATTCTTGGACCATGAACACCCCAGAACCCCTCATCCGACAGGCGGATGGGGGGTTCCTTGTGTGTCGGCAAGGCGCGGGGCGTCCCGAAAATGCCGGATGGAAAGCGGGGACTAACGGTATAACCGGCCAAGGGGGAAGGCGCGCGCTTCCGTTCCCCCTTCGAGATGGCCCCAGGCCATCACGCCGCGGATGAAGGCCAGGCGAAAGGGCTTGTCTTCGCCGATCACGCGGTACGTCTCCCCGGGGCGAAAGGCGCTCGGGTCGCACAGGTAGGATTTGGCCAGGAAGAGGCGCTGTTCGAGCACCTCCGCTTCCGCCATGAGCCCCTGGTTGCGCTTGGTTTCCGCCTCTCGCTGCAGGCGGTCCACCTCCCGGCGCAGCTCGTCCGGCGTCAGGTCGCTGAACCGTCGGTCCATGGCCATCCCTCCTCGAGCATGTGAAGTTGGGAAATGCTATACTAAAACGGTGGGCGAATCAGGGGAAGAAGGGACAAAGGGCAACCGAAGCGTAGGATGGCGGGGCAAGGAGGAAGCGTAAATGGGAAAAGGCCAGCGATTGCGCACCGCGCGCCACGCAACCGATGTACCCGTTGACGAGGTGTTGCGCGAGCTCGAAAGGTTGTACCCCCATGCCCGCTGCGAGCTCCATTTCCGCAACCCGTTCGAGCTGTTGATCGCCACGATCCTCTCGGCCCAGTGTACGGACAAGAAGGTCAACGAGGTGACGGCGACGCTGTTTGAAAAGTACAAGCGTCCGGAGGACTACCTTCGCTTGACGCAGGAGGAGCTGGAACGGGAAATCCGCGGGCTCGGGTTGTACAAGAACAAGAGCAAAAACATCCTGGCGACGTGCCGCATTCTGCATGAGAAGCACAACGGCGAGGTGCCCCGTACCCGGGAAGAGCTGGAAGCCCTGCCTGGGGTGGGGCGGAAGACGGCCAACGTGGTCCTGTCCAACGCCTTTGGCGTGCCGGCCATCGCCGTCGACACCCACGTGTTTCGCGTGGCCAATCGGATCGGGCTGGCCCAATCCGACGACGTGCGCGAGACCGAGGAGCAGCTGATGGCGGTCATCCCAAAGGAGAAGTGGTCCCAAGCCCATCACTGGCTCATCTGGCACGGCCGTCGCCTCTGCACGGCGCGCAATCCCCGCTGCAGCGCGTGTCCCATTCGCCCGCACTGTCGCTATGCGCGGGAAACCCTTCGCG is a window encoding:
- a CDS encoding DUF1811 family protein, whose protein sequence is MDRRFSDLTPDELRREVDRLQREAETKRNQGLMAEAEVLEQRLFLAKSYLCDPSAFRPGETYRVIGEDKPFRLAFIRGVMAWGHLEGGTEARAFPLGRLYR
- a CDS encoding cob(I)yrinic acid a,c-diamide adenosyltransferase, with translation MRIYTRSGDKGETSLIHGVRVPKHAARVEAYGTCDEANSCIGLALALLPAGPEWDEVRRQLAVVQTKLFHVGAELATPPDKPVGWPIGDDDVTNLERQIDALDAQLPPLANFILPGGHPAGAALHVARTVVRRAERAAVRVAAEEAINPAVVRYLNRLSDYLFVLARYVNQRLGRPEPTLHADDGT
- the nth gene encoding endonuclease III, which translates into the protein MGKGQRLRTARHATDVPVDEVLRELERLYPHARCELHFRNPFELLIATILSAQCTDKKVNEVTATLFEKYKRPEDYLRLTQEELEREIRGLGLYKNKSKNILATCRILHEKHNGEVPRTREELEALPGVGRKTANVVLSNAFGVPAIAVDTHVFRVANRIGLAQSDDVRETEEQLMAVIPKEKWSQAHHWLIWHGRRLCTARNPRCSACPIRPHCRYARETLRAATGPSG